CAGAAAGAAGCCCTTGCCATTGTGGCTCTGACCTGGCTTTCAGCAGCTATTTTTGGAGGGATCCCTTTCCTTTTCGAGGGCGTATCCTTCATTGATGCCGTGTTTGAAACAATGTCGGGTTTCACGTCAACGGGTTCGACTATTTTTGTGGATATTGAGAGTTATTCCAGGAGTCTTCTTTTCTGGCGTTCTTTTACGCAGTGGCTGGGCGGTATGGGTATTATTGTGCTTTTCATTGCTATCCTGCCAAAACTCGGAGTTGCGGGGCGCCAGCTTTTCCGGGCAGAAGCTCCGGGCCCTACAGAAGATAAGCTCAAGCCAAGGATAAAAGATACGGCAAAGATCCTGTGGGCGCTTTATGTCCTGATCTCTGCCGTTGAAGTTGTGGCACTGATGCTTGCAGGAATGTCCCTGTATGACGCCCTCACGCACACTTTTGCAGGCATGGCATGTGGAGGCTATTCCCCTTATGGTCTGGGGATTGAAGCTTTTAACAGCCCTCTTATAGAATTTATTCTCACATTTTTTATGTTCGCAGCCGGAGCGAACTTTGCCCTGTATTACAGGGCGATTTTTATTGACAGTAACTTTCTTCTTAAAGATGAGGAGTTCAGGGCTTATACCTTTATTCTCCTGGGATTTTCAGGCCTTCTCACCCTGGTTCTGTACAAAGATATGGATTTTTCCCTTTTCAATTCTTTCCGTTACGCCATATTCCAGATTACCTCTATCATGACGGCTACGGGCTTTGCTTCAACTGATTTTAACCTCTGGACAGATTCGGCAAAGGTCCTGGTTTTTGCGGTCATGTTTATAGGCGGCTGTGCAGGCTCCACCGGGGGAGGCATGAAGGTCGTGCGTTTTCTGCTGATGTTAAAGTATGCGAGGAGAGAGCTGTTTAAATTTGTTCATCCAAGGCTTATAAGGCCCATCAGATTCAATAACAAAGCAGTGCCTGATGATGTTTTACAGTCCATCCTGTCCTTTGTTGTGATTTACATATTAGTTTTTATCTTCAGTGCAATGTTCCTGACTCTGCTTGGAGTCGACATGATCAGTTCTGCTACCGCTTCGATTGCAACCCTTGGAAATATAGGACCTGGTTTTAACGTAGTCGGACCTATGGCAAACTTTTCAGCACTCCCTCCCCTGGGAAAAATTATCCTGATAAATAATATGTGGGTCGGAAGGCTTGAGGTTTATACCGTACTGGTACTCTTCACAAGCGATTTCTGGCATTCCTGAACAAAATTTCATTAAAGGCATACAATAGATGTGCCTGAAGTTGTCAGGCATCTGTGTTTTCCACTCATGCTTTTCCTGTAAATGCACCTGAATTCAGTCTTTCAATCCTCTCCGAACAGCACACTTTACTTAAATTTTATCAGCCCTGGATTTTTATTCTTTGGTTCTTTTTCATTT
This window of the Methanosarcina mazei S-6 genome carries:
- a CDS encoding TrkH family potassium uptake protein, with the translated sequence MNKKAIYNALGKILILLAFTMLVPLLVAFYYGEPLKPFTVSILITFLAGLLLTRIKSSAEWQQKEALAIVALTWLSAAIFGGIPFLFEGVSFIDAVFETMSGFTSTGSTIFVDIESYSRSLLFWRSFTQWLGGMGIIVLFIAILPKLGVAGRQLFRAEAPGPTEDKLKPRIKDTAKILWALYVLISAVEVVALMLAGMSLYDALTHTFAGMACGGYSPYGLGIEAFNSPLIEFILTFFMFAAGANFALYYRAIFIDSNFLLKDEEFRAYTFILLGFSGLLTLVLYKDMDFSLFNSFRYAIFQITSIMTATGFASTDFNLWTDSAKVLVFAVMFIGGCAGSTGGGMKVVRFLLMLKYARRELFKFVHPRLIRPIRFNNKAVPDDVLQSILSFVVIYILVFIFSAMFLTLLGVDMISSATASIATLGNIGPGFNVVGPMANFSALPPLGKIILINNMWVGRLEVYTVLVLFTSDFWHS